In Litorimonas taeanensis, one DNA window encodes the following:
- the gyrA gene encoding DNA gyrase subunit A, translating into MSDENDIPENDEENSAAPLPEGVSLITIEEEMKRSYLDYAMSVIVSRAIPDVRDGLKPVHRRILYSMHENGFTREKPYKKSARVVGDVIGKYHPHGDSAVYDALVRMAQDFSMRLPLLDGQGNFGSVDGDPPAAMRYTEVRMDRPAASLLADIEKQTVNFQDNYDASESEPVVLPARFPNILVNGAGGIAVGMATNIAPHNLGEVIDATLALMDDANLPDTELLEIIPGPDFPTGAFIMGRGGAKQGVLTGRGSVVMRAKTEIEEIRKDRMAIVVTEIPFQVNKASMIKKIAALVNEKRIEGISAVRDESDRVGMRVVIELKRDAVPDVVLNQLFRFSQLQQNFSSNMLALNSGKPEQMNVRQMLIAFLEFREEVIARRTKFDLGKARDRAHILVGLATAVANIDEIIKIIRGSANPKEARRNLLNRTWPAHSMGALIKLIADPRSKLLDDGTIQLTEEQAKAILDLRLLKLTALGMDEITDEAEKLAALITDLLDILRSRERVQTIIRDELSEIKEKYATPRRSIFMEGDLDFDDEDLIAVEDMVVTVTSAGYVKRTPLDTYRAQRRGGRGRSGMSTKDEDVVTTVFVASTHTPVLFFSSTGMAYKLKVWKLPLGGPATRGKALVNLLPLDQNETINSIMALPENEEEWADMDIMFASRSGGVRRNSLSDFTRVNRNGKIAMKPDEGDGIVDVRLCNEEDDILLTSAQGKSIRFRATDVRRFVGRTSSGVRGIRLSEGDEVISMAVLRHVDIETDEARAYMKHANAMRRALGDETDDEEDVDIETSLDEERLGFLQANEQFLLTLANDGFGKRSSSYDYRCMNRGGQGVTAQELGRKGEPDAALVRSFSIDEQDQIMIVTDGGLLIRCPVRNIRIVSRSSRGVTVIKPRDGEKVVSVERILESDDESDDASAEEHPSE; encoded by the coding sequence ATGAGCGATGAAAATGATATCCCGGAAAATGATGAGGAAAACAGTGCTGCGCCACTGCCTGAAGGTGTTTCTCTCATAACAATTGAAGAGGAGATGAAACGCTCCTATCTTGATTATGCTATGAGCGTGATTGTCTCTCGTGCTATCCCAGATGTGCGTGATGGCTTGAAGCCCGTGCATAGACGTATTCTATATTCAATGCATGAAAATGGCTTTACTCGTGAAAAGCCTTACAAGAAATCTGCGCGCGTCGTTGGCGATGTGATTGGTAAATATCACCCTCATGGGGATTCGGCCGTTTATGATGCGCTAGTGCGAATGGCACAAGATTTCTCAATGCGCCTGCCATTATTAGATGGCCAAGGTAACTTTGGTTCTGTTGATGGTGATCCACCTGCAGCTATGCGTTATACTGAGGTCCGCATGGATCGACCTGCTGCGTCGCTCTTAGCTGACATTGAAAAGCAAACTGTAAATTTCCAGGATAACTATGACGCCTCAGAATCTGAGCCTGTTGTTTTGCCTGCGCGCTTTCCCAATATATTAGTCAATGGAGCTGGTGGTATCGCTGTTGGTATGGCGACCAATATAGCGCCGCATAACCTTGGCGAAGTCATTGATGCGACTTTGGCTTTAATGGATGATGCTAATCTACCCGACACTGAACTCCTCGAAATTATTCCTGGGCCAGATTTTCCTACTGGTGCCTTTATCATGGGCCGTGGCGGCGCAAAGCAGGGGGTATTAACCGGACGTGGATCCGTTGTAATGCGGGCCAAAACTGAAATAGAGGAAATACGCAAAGACCGTATGGCAATTGTTGTCACGGAAATTCCTTTTCAAGTAAATAAAGCGTCGATGATTAAGAAAATTGCGGCGCTCGTAAATGAAAAACGAATCGAAGGAATCTCTGCCGTACGTGACGAATCTGACCGCGTTGGTATGCGTGTCGTTATCGAACTTAAACGAGATGCTGTTCCAGATGTAGTTTTAAATCAGTTATTCCGTTTCTCGCAATTGCAGCAGAATTTTAGTTCAAATATGTTGGCGCTTAATAGCGGTAAACCAGAACAAATGAATGTGCGTCAAATGCTGATTGCCTTTTTAGAGTTCCGTGAAGAAGTCATCGCGCGCCGGACAAAATTTGACTTAGGGAAAGCCCGAGACCGAGCTCATATCTTGGTGGGGCTTGCAACTGCCGTTGCCAATATTGATGAAATTATAAAAATCATTCGTGGTTCAGCGAATCCTAAAGAAGCTCGCCGCAATCTGTTGAACCGTACTTGGCCGGCCCATAGTATGGGAGCGCTAATCAAGCTTATTGCAGATCCGCGGTCTAAGCTACTCGATGATGGCACAATACAGCTCACTGAAGAGCAAGCTAAAGCTATTCTTGATTTGCGTCTTTTGAAGTTAACAGCTTTGGGGATGGATGAAATTACAGATGAGGCCGAGAAGTTAGCCGCGCTTATTACTGATTTGCTGGATATTCTTCGTAGCCGCGAGCGGGTTCAAACTATTATTCGTGACGAACTTTCTGAAATTAAAGAGAAATATGCGACACCGCGCCGTTCTATCTTTATGGAAGGCGACCTCGATTTTGATGATGAAGACTTAATTGCCGTAGAAGATATGGTCGTTACTGTTACGTCTGCAGGCTATGTAAAACGGACGCCACTTGATACATACCGCGCACAGCGCAGGGGTGGACGTGGCCGTTCAGGGATGTCGACCAAAGATGAAGACGTTGTTACGACAGTATTTGTGGCGAGTACGCATACACCAGTACTATTCTTCTCTTCTACTGGAATGGCATACAAGCTTAAAGTCTGGAAACTACCTCTTGGCGGTCCTGCCACCCGCGGTAAGGCGCTCGTGAATCTTTTGCCACTAGATCAGAATGAAACTATTAACTCGATTATGGCTCTGCCAGAGAACGAGGAAGAGTGGGCTGATATGGATATTATGTTTGCCTCGCGTTCTGGCGGTGTAAGACGTAATTCTCTTTCGGATTTCACACGGGTTAATCGCAACGGTAAGATTGCTATGAAGCCTGATGAAGGCGACGGAATTGTTGATGTTCGCCTCTGTAACGAAGAAGATGATATCCTTCTTACTTCCGCTCAAGGTAAGTCCATTCGCTTCCGGGCGACTGATGTTCGCCGTTTTGTTGGTCGTACCTCTTCTGGCGTTCGTGGTATTCGTTTGTCGGAAGGGGATGAAGTTATCTCAATGGCGGTTCTGCGGCATGTGGATATAGAAACTGATGAAGCGCGCGCCTATATGAAACACGCAAATGCGATGCGTCGTGCTTTAGGTGACGAAACTGACGATGAAGAAGATGTTGATATTGAAACTTCTCTTGATGAAGAACGTCTCGGTTTTCTTCAAGCTAACGAGCAGTTCCTCTTAACTCTCGCTAATGATGGATTTGGTAAGCGGAGTTCGTCATATGACTACCGGTGTATGAACCGAGGTGGCCAAGGCGTAACTGCACAAGAGCTTGGCCGTAAAGGCGAGCCTGACGCAGCATTAGTCAGGTCTTTCTCAATCGATGAGCAAGACCAAATTATGATTGTTACTGATGGTGGTTTATTAATACGCTGTCCCGTACGCAACATTCGTATTGTATCTAGAAGCTCACGCGGCGTTACTGTCATTAAACCAAGAGATGGTGAGAAAGTCGTCTCCGTTGAACGCATTCTTGAGAGTGACGATGAGAGCGATGATGCCTCTGCTGAAGAACACCCATCAGAATAA
- a CDS encoding superoxide dismutase family protein: MAIHKLLPLSALIVLTACSGNSEPTNNKNNTAYIHEIISPTGDVLGSVSLKDLGMGGTSVMISVSGISEGQHAMHFHEVGKCEGPDFKSSGGHYNPDGRAHGKKVADGPHVGDMMNINVGADQKGEFMIVNERVSIHGDHDLPALFDADGTALILHEKADDYESQPSGAAGARIGCALIKP; this comes from the coding sequence ATGGCCATACATAAGTTATTACCACTTTCTGCACTCATAGTCCTCACGGCATGTTCAGGGAATAGTGAACCTACCAATAACAAAAATAATACGGCCTATATTCATGAAATTATTTCTCCCACAGGTGATGTGTTAGGGTCTGTCTCATTAAAAGACCTCGGGATGGGCGGCACCTCAGTTATGATTTCAGTGTCTGGTATTTCAGAAGGACAACACGCTATGCACTTTCACGAAGTTGGAAAGTGTGAAGGTCCAGACTTCAAATCTTCGGGCGGGCATTACAACCCCGATGGACGTGCACATGGCAAAAAAGTTGCCGACGGCCCTCACGTCGGAGATATGATGAATATTAACGTGGGTGCGGACCAGAAAGGTGAATTCATGATCGTTAATGAGCGTGTGTCAATTCATGGGGATCATGATTTACCCGCCCTATTCGATGCGGACGGAACGGCGCTAATATTACATGAAAAAGCGGATGATTATGAAAGCCAACCTAGCGGCGCCGCTGGCGCTAGGATTGGATGTGCCCTCATTAAACCTTAA
- a CDS encoding DUF2330 domain-containing protein, which produces MRLSYLLSSVFALSTLGLAPAANAFCGFYVAKAETDLFNSSSKVALVRDGDRTVITMANDYQGDPTEFAMVIPVPTVITKEQVHVSDPALLEHLDAYTAPRLVEYFDDNPCDERKYRVFSSAPMMDGAVLEKESSSEALGVTIEEKFSVGEYDILVLSASQSDGLQIWLDNNGYKVPEKAKSTLGSYIKQDMKFFVAKVNLEAKAKAGGEMLRPIAVAYESPKFMLPIRLGTVNAKGDQDLFVYALTRKGKVETTNYRTIKIPSDKELPIFIKDDFGRFYKDMYATAAEREGGHGVFMEYAWDMNWCDPCAADPLSRDELQELGVFWINDSSDADVLQRGRPMPQAQDVYVTRLHVRYDAESFPEDLKFKTTGDRQNFQGRYILRHAFEGEMQCEAAKEYKIGVNKRKDEEVKTLANLTGWQREDIFDKIKESGMGQKFDVSKPVKDTKWWNKIWPGDE; this is translated from the coding sequence ATGCGTCTTTCATACCTGCTGAGTAGTGTATTTGCCCTTTCAACTCTTGGATTGGCCCCGGCGGCCAATGCTTTTTGTGGGTTCTATGTTGCAAAGGCTGAAACAGATTTGTTCAATTCCAGTTCTAAGGTCGCGTTGGTTCGGGATGGGGATCGCACAGTGATTACAATGGCGAATGATTATCAGGGCGACCCGACAGAGTTTGCTATGGTTATTCCTGTGCCAACAGTGATAACTAAAGAGCAAGTCCATGTCTCAGATCCTGCTTTGCTTGAACACCTTGATGCCTATACCGCCCCCCGTTTGGTTGAATATTTTGATGATAACCCCTGTGATGAACGAAAATACCGTGTCTTTTCTAGTGCCCCGATGATGGACGGTGCTGTGCTTGAGAAGGAAAGCTCGTCGGAAGCTTTAGGCGTGACAATCGAAGAAAAGTTCTCGGTCGGTGAATACGATATTCTCGTTTTATCAGCGTCCCAAAGCGATGGTCTACAAATCTGGCTAGACAACAATGGGTATAAAGTGCCTGAGAAAGCGAAATCAACGCTCGGAAGTTACATCAAACAAGACATGAAGTTCTTTGTCGCGAAAGTGAATTTAGAAGCAAAGGCTAAAGCAGGTGGCGAAATGCTCCGCCCGATTGCCGTGGCCTATGAAAGTCCTAAGTTTATGCTGCCCATCCGACTTGGCACAGTGAATGCCAAAGGTGACCAAGATTTATTTGTCTATGCCTTAACCCGGAAAGGTAAAGTGGAGACTACGAATTATCGGACTATAAAAATTCCCTCTGACAAAGAATTACCCATTTTTATAAAAGACGATTTTGGGCGTTTTTATAAAGATATGTATGCCACGGCGGCTGAACGAGAAGGGGGGCACGGTGTCTTTATGGAATATGCTTGGGATATGAACTGGTGTGACCCTTGTGCAGCCGATCCTCTCTCCCGCGATGAACTGCAAGAACTTGGAGTATTTTGGATTAATGATTCGTCTGATGCAGATGTTTTACAAAGAGGGCGGCCAATGCCACAGGCACAGGATGTATATGTAACGCGCCTGCATGTACGATATGACGCCGAAAGCTTTCCGGAGGACTTAAAATTCAAAACCACGGGGGATCGCCAAAATTTTCAAGGGCGCTATATTCTTCGCCATGCTTTTGAAGGTGAAATGCAATGTGAGGCCGCCAAAGAATACAAGATAGGCGTCAACAAGCGCAAAGATGAAGAAGTAAAAACGCTGGCTAATTTAACAGGCTGGCAAAGAGAGGATATCTTTGACAAAATTAAGGAAAGTGGAATGGGGCAAAAATTTGATGTCTCTAAACCCGTTAAAGACACCAAATGGTGGAACAAAATTTGGCCCGGGGATGAATAA
- a CDS encoding RnfABCDGE type electron transport complex subunit D — MSKTQWIIVRDWLSTDPRHYQIAVLSTLILLGVFHFGFELPWWHVVGCVGSTLTTQALADKVLGRPFDLRSPLISALSLTILLRTGSVTLSIAAGVLAISSKYILRWNGKHIFNPANFGLVVLSTLFSAAWISPGQWGQAPFFALLLLSLGGVVTGKAKRWDVSLALLGSYAVLVFARALWLGDPMTIPVHQMQSGALLIFAFFMISDPKTTPDARGGRLIYAPIVAIIGFTIQFGFYNSAGIILGLILTAPFVPLIDRVFKNHQYVWPRHKSSETNPASNINKETNHASFIPAE, encoded by the coding sequence TTGAGCAAAACACAATGGATAATAGTGCGGGATTGGCTATCCACTGACCCACGACACTACCAAATTGCCGTTTTGTCTACTCTTATTCTTCTTGGGGTATTTCATTTTGGATTTGAATTGCCTTGGTGGCACGTGGTTGGGTGTGTTGGTTCAACTTTAACCACGCAAGCTTTAGCGGATAAAGTCTTAGGGCGCCCCTTTGATCTTCGGAGTCCGCTGATTTCTGCGCTATCACTTACCATATTACTTCGGACCGGGTCGGTAACTCTATCTATCGCGGCAGGTGTATTAGCGATTTCTTCAAAATACATATTGCGCTGGAATGGTAAGCATATTTTCAATCCAGCCAATTTTGGTTTAGTTGTTCTGTCAACTCTATTCAGCGCGGCTTGGATTTCACCAGGGCAGTGGGGGCAGGCGCCGTTTTTTGCCTTATTACTTTTAAGCTTGGGTGGGGTTGTGACAGGGAAAGCCAAGCGCTGGGATGTAAGTTTGGCTTTATTAGGAAGTTATGCCGTTTTGGTTTTTGCTCGAGCTTTATGGCTTGGAGACCCAATGACGATACCTGTTCACCAAATGCAAAGTGGGGCCCTATTAATTTTTGCGTTTTTTATGATTTCTGACCCAAAAACGACGCCTGACGCGAGGGGTGGACGGCTTATATATGCGCCTATCGTGGCAATCATCGGTTTCACAATTCAATTCGGCTTTTATAATTCAGCAGGGATAATCCTTGGGCTTATTCTAACGGCTCCATTCGTACCGCTTATCGATAGGGTTTTTAAAAACCATCAATATGTTTGGCCCCGCCACAAGTCATCTGAAACAAATCCAGCTTCAAACATCAATAAGGAGACTAATCATGCGTCTTTCATACCTGCTGAGTAG
- a CDS encoding DUF6691 family protein yields the protein MGDLKSAISTFFAGLLFGVGLTISQMVNPAKVIAFLDISGDWDPSLAIVMVSALANTFFGYRYIFRTSKPLFSSEFRLPKRQDIDARLILGAVLFGIGWGLVGLCPGPAISGLTFAGLNVILFLSSMLITIVGFRVITRK from the coding sequence GTGGGTGATTTGAAGAGCGCTATTTCGACTTTTTTCGCGGGACTATTGTTTGGCGTGGGGCTTACAATCTCTCAAATGGTCAACCCCGCTAAGGTCATTGCCTTTTTAGATATATCTGGAGATTGGGACCCTAGCCTTGCAATAGTTATGGTCAGCGCTCTGGCCAACACTTTCTTTGGCTATCGATATATATTTAGAACATCCAAACCATTATTTAGTTCAGAGTTCAGATTGCCAAAGCGCCAAGACATTGATGCGCGTTTGATATTAGGGGCGGTCTTGTTTGGCATAGGGTGGGGGTTAGTAGGTCTTTGTCCTGGGCCTGCCATTTCGGGCCTGACTTTTGCAGGTTTGAACGTCATATTATTTTTATCGTCTATGCTTATTACCATTGTTGGATTTAGAGTTATAACTCGTAAATAA
- a CDS encoding YeeE/YedE family protein: MENFTPISASVGGALIGLSAVFLMWSVGRIAGISGILGGLFTATKNDRLWRVSFLIGLILGPTLVSFWNEELLDVTFPVQGSFLILAGVLVGLGTQLGSGCTSGHGVCGNARLSMRSLIATATFMITGIVTVFILKHFVGG; this comes from the coding sequence TTGGAAAATTTCACCCCTATATCCGCGAGCGTTGGTGGAGCCTTGATCGGGCTCTCTGCTGTCTTTCTCATGTGGTCCGTTGGTCGTATTGCCGGCATTAGTGGTATTTTGGGTGGATTATTTACGGCGACGAAAAATGACAGGCTTTGGCGTGTATCTTTTTTAATAGGGTTAATCTTAGGGCCTACTCTTGTTTCTTTCTGGAACGAGGAGCTTTTGGACGTTACATTTCCAGTACAAGGGTCTTTTTTAATTCTAGCGGGCGTCTTAGTGGGACTGGGAACGCAGCTTGGCAGTGGATGTACAAGTGGACACGGCGTTTGTGGTAATGCGCGCCTGTCTATGCGATCTTTAATAGCGACTGCGACGTTTATGATAACCGGTATAGTGACCGTATTCATCCTTAAACATTTTGTTGGTGGGTGA
- the ssb gene encoding single-stranded DNA-binding protein — protein MAGSVNKVILIGNVGKDPEIRTFGNGGKVANFSIATSEQWKDKQGQRQEKTEWHNIAVFNEGLVGVIERYVKKGSKLYIEGKLQTRKWTDRDGNDKYTTEVVLQGFNGSLTMLDSRDSGGGRSSGGGGYNQDRGGYGNMDQGGGSRSASAMEGPKEDFAIDDDIPF, from the coding sequence ATGGCGGGCTCAGTCAATAAAGTTATTCTGATCGGCAACGTCGGAAAAGACCCTGAAATCAGAACTTTCGGAAATGGTGGGAAGGTTGCGAACTTCTCAATTGCGACATCAGAGCAATGGAAAGATAAGCAAGGCCAACGTCAGGAAAAGACAGAGTGGCATAATATTGCTGTATTTAACGAAGGTCTTGTCGGCGTTATTGAGCGTTATGTTAAAAAAGGTTCTAAGCTTTATATTGAAGGTAAGCTCCAGACTCGTAAATGGACGGACCGTGACGGTAATGACAAATACACAACAGAAGTTGTGTTGCAGGGCTTTAATGGGTCCCTGACGATGCTAGATAGCCGTGATAGTGGCGGTGGCCGTTCTTCTGGCGGGGGCGGGTATAACCAAGACCGCGGCGGTTACGGTAATATGGATCAAGGTGGTGGTTCGCGCTCAGCCTCTGCGATGGAAGGACCGAAAGAGGATTTCGCAATTGATGACGATATTCCGTTTTAA
- the uvrA gene encoding excinuclease ABC subunit UvrA: MAMLKSIQVRGAREHNLKGVDIDLPRDKLIVITGLSGSGKSSLAFDTIYAEGQRRYVESLSAYARQFLELQGKPDVDSIEGLSPAISIEQKTTSKNPRSTVGTVTEIYDYMRLLWARVGVPYSPATGLPIESQTVSQMVDIIMALPEGTKLYIMAPFVRGRKGEFRKELAEFMKQGYQRAKINGQIVRIEEAEALDKKYKHNIDIVVDRIVVREGLETRLADSLEASLRIADGLAAAEYADEPDKRILFSEKFACPVSGFTISEIEPRLFSFNNPFGACPTCDGLGKEMKFDKGLVVPDERKSLAGGAILPWSKKADGLYMQTLEALAKHYGFKVDTPFEKLSEGAQNVVLYGTNGASVNFHYKDGKRSYKTSKPFEGVIPNLQRRYRETESSWIRDELGKYMSNAPCEACGSKRLRPEALSVKVAGMDISEPGEMSIRDAYARFKELGTELSGTDLEIAERILKEIRDRLEFLNAVGLDYLTLGRGSGSLSGGESQRIRLASQIGSGLTGVLYVLDEPSIGLHQRDNERLLETLQNLRDLGNTVLVVEHDEDAILTADYVVDMGPRAGIHGGEVVASGTPNQIKKSKKSLTGQYLTGKKEIEIPAKRREPQEHKVLSIKGATGNNLKNVDVDFPLGLMTCVTGVSGGGKSTLTIETLYKAVARKLNKSSVQPMPHKSIEGLEHLDKVIDIDQSPIGRTPRSNPATYTGAFTPIREWFSNLPEAKTRGYKPGRFSFNVKGGRCEACQGGGVIKIEMHFLPDVYVTCDVCDGKRYNRETLEIKFKGKSIADVLDMSIDEGADFFKAVPTIRDKLVTLQRVGLGYIKVGQQATTLSGGEAQRVKLAKELAKRATGRTLYILDEPTTGLHFEDVNKLLTVLNELVGTGNTMIVIEHNLDVVKTADWIIDIGPEGGDGGGEIVAKGTPEEVAKVEASWTGRYLGPLLHRDKARKS, from the coding sequence ATGGCAATGCTGAAATCCATACAAGTGCGCGGCGCACGCGAGCACAACCTCAAGGGGGTTGATATTGACCTTCCCCGCGACAAACTGATTGTGATTACGGGGCTGTCAGGATCGGGCAAATCCTCCCTCGCCTTTGATACAATCTATGCCGAGGGGCAAAGACGCTATGTTGAGAGCCTGTCAGCCTATGCACGGCAATTTCTAGAGCTTCAAGGCAAGCCGGATGTTGACTCCATAGAGGGCCTTTCTCCTGCGATCTCGATTGAACAAAAAACAACCTCAAAAAACCCGCGTTCAACAGTTGGTACAGTCACTGAAATTTATGACTACATGCGGCTTCTCTGGGCGCGTGTTGGCGTCCCCTACTCTCCAGCGACAGGCCTTCCAATTGAAAGCCAAACGGTCTCACAAATGGTCGATATTATTATGGCTCTACCTGAGGGGACGAAGCTTTATATCATGGCGCCTTTTGTGCGAGGCCGAAAAGGTGAATTTCGCAAAGAACTCGCTGAGTTTATGAAGCAAGGGTATCAACGTGCGAAAATCAATGGACAGATTGTACGAATAGAGGAAGCGGAAGCACTCGATAAGAAATATAAGCATAATATAGACATTGTCGTTGACCGCATCGTCGTTCGCGAGGGTTTAGAAACACGCTTAGCGGACAGTTTAGAAGCAAGCCTTCGAATTGCAGACGGCCTCGCGGCCGCCGAATATGCAGACGAACCAGACAAACGGATATTGTTTTCAGAAAAATTTGCATGCCCTGTATCTGGCTTTACCATTTCAGAGATCGAGCCCCGATTATTTTCATTCAACAACCCTTTTGGGGCCTGCCCAACTTGTGATGGCCTTGGCAAAGAGATGAAGTTCGATAAAGGCCTTGTCGTTCCGGACGAAAGAAAGTCTCTAGCAGGTGGTGCTATCTTGCCATGGTCGAAAAAAGCAGACGGGCTTTATATGCAAACGCTTGAAGCCTTGGCTAAGCATTACGGCTTCAAAGTCGACACCCCTTTTGAAAAACTATCAGAAGGCGCGCAAAATGTCGTACTCTATGGCACAAATGGAGCGAGCGTTAATTTCCATTACAAAGACGGTAAGCGTTCTTACAAAACAAGTAAACCATTTGAAGGCGTGATTCCCAATTTACAACGCCGATACCGTGAAACTGAATCCTCATGGATACGCGATGAGCTCGGAAAATACATGTCCAACGCTCCCTGTGAAGCCTGCGGTTCAAAACGACTAAGACCAGAAGCACTCAGCGTTAAGGTCGCCGGTATGGACATTTCTGAACCTGGCGAAATGTCTATCCGAGACGCATATGCACGCTTCAAAGAGCTTGGCACAGAATTATCAGGCACTGATTTAGAAATTGCAGAACGTATTTTAAAAGAGATTAGAGATCGTCTTGAATTCTTAAACGCAGTTGGGCTTGATTACCTTACTTTAGGGCGCGGCTCGGGTTCTCTATCAGGCGGAGAAAGTCAGCGTATTCGTTTAGCCAGTCAAATCGGCTCTGGACTTACAGGCGTATTGTACGTCTTGGATGAGCCTTCAATTGGCCTTCACCAACGCGACAATGAACGCTTATTAGAGACATTGCAAAACCTTCGTGACCTTGGGAATACCGTTCTGGTCGTAGAGCATGACGAGGATGCTATTCTTACTGCAGATTATGTGGTCGATATGGGCCCTCGCGCTGGCATTCATGGCGGCGAGGTCGTGGCTTCAGGTACGCCAAATCAAATCAAGAAATCTAAAAAGTCTCTCACGGGACAATATTTGACGGGAAAAAAAGAAATAGAAATTCCGGCTAAGAGACGTGAGCCCCAAGAACATAAGGTGCTCTCAATTAAAGGGGCTACTGGTAACAACCTAAAGAACGTCGATGTAGACTTTCCTCTCGGTTTAATGACTTGCGTAACAGGCGTTTCAGGAGGCGGTAAATCGACGCTGACGATAGAAACACTCTATAAAGCCGTTGCCCGCAAATTAAACAAATCCTCTGTCCAGCCAATGCCCCATAAATCCATTGAGGGCCTAGAACATTTGGATAAAGTCATTGATATTGACCAATCCCCCATTGGCCGCACGCCACGCTCTAATCCCGCTACTTATACAGGTGCCTTCACCCCTATTCGTGAGTGGTTTTCCAATCTTCCAGAAGCGAAAACACGTGGCTACAAACCTGGCCGGTTTTCCTTTAATGTTAAGGGGGGACGTTGCGAAGCCTGCCAAGGGGGTGGCGTAATTAAAATTGAAATGCACTTTCTGCCAGATGTCTACGTGACGTGTGATGTTTGCGACGGCAAACGGTATAATCGCGAAACCCTTGAGATAAAATTCAAAGGAAAATCAATAGCTGATGTCTTAGATATGAGTATCGATGAAGGAGCAGACTTTTTTAAAGCTGTCCCAACCATCAGAGACAAACTTGTAACATTACAGCGCGTAGGCTTAGGTTACATAAAGGTCGGTCAACAAGCGACAACTTTATCGGGCGGCGAAGCCCAACGCGTTAAACTCGCCAAAGAGCTTGCAAAACGCGCGACAGGCAGAACGCTCTACATCTTAGATGAACCCACAACAGGTCTACACTTTGAAGACGTGAATAAGCTTTTGACAGTTCTAAACGAACTTGTTGGAACTGGTAACACAATGATTGTTATTGAACACAATTTGGATGTTGTAAAAACTGCTGACTGGATAATTGATATAGGCCCTGAAGGCGGAGACGGAGGCGGCGAAATTGTCGCAAAAGGCACGCCAGAAGAAGTTGCAAAAGTCGAAGCCAGTTGGACTGGCCGCTATTTAGGGCCGTTACTGCATCGTGATAAAGCCCGGAAGTCGTGA